A genomic window from Scomber scombrus chromosome 18, fScoSco1.1, whole genome shotgun sequence includes:
- the mcrip2 gene encoding MAPK regulated corepressor interacting protein 2, with protein sequence MMYTITRGPSKLVTQRRTGPTQQLDNKINDFKHKQTSWSMPDLPAPKIVFNRLNGKKYHHPAPALPADNQQEESFTPAHEENVKFVYDAWQEVVQQEEQGPEAARGAVHYKETTPSPHMDNFVPIDLDEWWAQRFLANIDKLS encoded by the exons ATGATGTACACAATTACAAGAGGTCCCAGCAAACTGGTCACCCAGCGACGCACAG GGCCTACACAGCAGCTTGACAACAAAATAAACGACTTCAAGCACAAACAAACGTCCTGGAGTATGCCTGA CCTTCCTGCACCCAAGATAGTTTTCAACCGTCTGAATGGTAAGAAGTACCATCACCCTGCACCAGCTCTGCCCGCAGACAACCAGCAGGAAGAGAGCTTCACCCCTGCACATGAGGAAAACGTCAAGTTTGTCTATGACG CGTGGCAGGAGGTggtgcagcaggaggagcaggggcCCGAGGCGGCCAGGGGAGCAGTTCACTATAAAGAGACCACTCCCAGTCCACACATGGACA ACTTTGTGCCGATAGATCTGGATGAATGGTGGGCTCAGCGCTTCCTCGCCAACATCGACAAGCTATCCTGA